One stretch of Lacrimispora sphenoides DNA includes these proteins:
- a CDS encoding PTS sugar transporter subunit IIB produces MLKIRLFCNQGMSTSLLVSKMREAAAQEGLEADIMAFPVNDLDENLGGVDCALLGPQVGYLKDKVLKTCESHQVPMDVIPMIDYGMCNGKKVLEFARKLSGK; encoded by the coding sequence ATGTTAAAGATTCGGTTATTTTGCAATCAGGGAATGTCCACAAGCCTGCTTGTGAGTAAAATGAGGGAGGCAGCGGCTCAGGAAGGACTGGAAGCGGATATCATGGCATTTCCGGTCAATGACTTAGATGAAAATCTGGGCGGAGTAGACTGTGCCCTGCTTGGTCCTCAGGTAGGATACTTAAAGGACAAGGTTTTAAAGACATGTGAAAGTCATCAGGTACCAATGGATGTGATCCCTATGATCGATTACGGCATGTGCAATGGAAAAAAGGTTCTGGAGTTTGCACGGAAGCTGTCAGGTAAATGA
- a CDS encoding methyl-accepting chemotaxis protein produces the protein MKIGIGNIQRNKYRKISEKIAIVITAALLVVFAILSIIVVSLSGNETGTAVRSELTNLAHANGNQVQAILDAASKQAAAMQDYIGKTYNQGAAVISSAEDIKVKSAVYHTEMSDLSIEVENYLLNSMCSVVVADEDIVGFGIFFEPGKFDKSIEDYGFYVNSEDAANKKAQPFGKYSDYSDKDYYKPVKETGKPYFTKPYEYQGTTMITAAYPVMIKDEFRGVIAADIDVGHFNKLTTSSEDYKTLYVGILTDDFTTVYDSRFAEDIGHNLSEFLKNPEEMKKVTDGAALGKAFSCTTVLEDGHKVSRFFYPIDVEGTHWWAQTALDTSDLNKDIEILTATIVTVSVLSLVAVAAIVIIVLKKALKPINGVVSAAAEIAAGNLAIQVHTQSNDEIGILSRTFMEMAENLRSIIQDIKYLLEEMSEGNFRIDTKYEEKYIGDYQEILIAMRTINRNLSETLAEINTASDQVSAGAGQMSDGAQTLSQGAAEQASSVEELTSNITEISERIKNNADNAKQASRLSEESGEEVAQSNQQMQQLMKAMEEITDTSKEIGKIIHTIDDIAFQTNILALNAAVEAARAGEAGKGFSVVADEVRNLAGKSAEAAKNTTALIESTVEAIEKGRLLADQAAGSLLEVVDTSKSVDERIRQIAKASDEESYAVTQIAAGLEQISSVVQTNSATSEESAAASEELSGQAQMLKSLVNRFKLRDSGERIAAHRAPNPAIEPADDFMTGGKY, from the coding sequence ATGAAAATTGGAATAGGAAACATACAGCGGAACAAATACAGGAAAATTTCAGAGAAAATTGCAATCGTGATCACAGCAGCATTGCTTGTGGTTTTTGCTATTTTAAGTATTATAGTCGTCAGTCTTTCAGGCAATGAAACCGGTACAGCGGTACGCTCTGAGCTTACAAATTTGGCCCACGCAAATGGAAACCAGGTACAGGCGATCCTGGATGCTGCATCAAAACAGGCAGCAGCAATGCAGGATTATATTGGTAAGACCTATAACCAGGGAGCTGCGGTTATCTCATCTGCCGAGGACATCAAGGTAAAAAGCGCAGTGTATCACACGGAAATGTCTGATTTAAGCATTGAAGTAGAAAATTATTTACTTAACAGCATGTGCTCTGTCGTTGTGGCAGATGAGGATATCGTTGGGTTCGGAATCTTTTTTGAGCCTGGCAAGTTCGATAAAAGCATAGAGGATTATGGGTTTTATGTGAATAGTGAGGATGCTGCCAATAAAAAAGCGCAGCCTTTTGGAAAATACAGTGATTACAGTGATAAGGACTATTATAAGCCTGTGAAAGAAACCGGCAAGCCTTATTTTACAAAGCCTTATGAATATCAGGGCACTACCATGATCACTGCCGCATATCCCGTTATGATTAAAGATGAGTTCCGGGGAGTGATCGCAGCTGATATTGATGTTGGTCATTTTAATAAGCTAACCACATCTTCCGAAGATTATAAAACGCTATACGTTGGTATTCTTACAGATGATTTTACCACGGTATACGACAGTAGATTTGCCGAAGACATTGGCCATAATCTCTCTGAGTTTTTAAAAAATCCAGAAGAAATGAAGAAGGTTACCGATGGAGCAGCTTTGGGAAAAGCATTTTCCTGTACCACTGTCCTTGAGGATGGACATAAAGTATCCCGGTTTTTCTACCCGATTGATGTAGAAGGAACCCATTGGTGGGCACAGACTGCATTGGATACCTCTGACTTAAATAAAGATATCGAAATATTAACGGCTACAATTGTAACTGTTTCTGTTTTGTCGCTGGTGGCTGTGGCCGCCATTGTTATCATTGTTTTAAAGAAGGCGCTGAAGCCGATTAACGGTGTGGTTTCTGCCGCTGCTGAGATCGCTGCAGGTAATCTTGCAATACAGGTACATACACAAAGCAATGATGAGATTGGGATTCTTTCCAGAACCTTTATGGAAATGGCGGAAAACTTGAGGTCCATCATTCAGGATATTAAATACTTATTAGAGGAAATGAGTGAGGGGAATTTCAGAATCGATACAAAATATGAGGAAAAATACATCGGCGATTATCAGGAGATACTAATTGCCATGAGAACCATTAACCGTAATTTAAGTGAAACCCTCGCGGAAATTAATACTGCCTCTGATCAGGTTTCGGCAGGAGCGGGGCAGATGTCAGACGGCGCACAGACTTTAAGCCAGGGAGCGGCAGAGCAGGCAAGTTCCGTGGAAGAACTTACGTCCAACATCACCGAAATTTCCGAGCGGATCAAAAATAATGCGGACAATGCCAAACAGGCAAGCCGTTTATCGGAGGAATCAGGAGAGGAGGTTGCACAAAGCAACCAGCAAATGCAGCAGCTGATGAAGGCAATGGAGGAAATCACCGATACCTCTAAAGAGATCGGTAAAATTATCCACACCATCGATGACATTGCATTCCAAACGAATATCCTGGCTTTAAACGCCGCTGTGGAAGCGGCCCGTGCCGGCGAAGCAGGCAAGGGATTTTCTGTGGTGGCGGATGAGGTGCGAAACCTCGCAGGAAAATCAGCCGAAGCCGCAAAAAATACTACGGCACTGATTGAAAGCACGGTGGAGGCAATTGAGAAGGGCAGGTTACTGGCCGATCAAGCTGCCGGCTCTCTTCTTGAGGTGGTGGATACATCTAAGAGCGTGGATGAAAGAATCCGGCAAATAGCAAAAGCTTCCGATGAAGAGTCTTATGCGGTTACTCAGATTGCAGCAGGACTTGAACAGATTTCATCAGTTGTACAAACCAACTCCGCAACATCAGAAGAAAGCGCGGCTGCAAGTGAGGAGCTTTCGGGACAGGCACAGATGTTAAAGAGTCTGGTAAACAGATTTAAGCTAAGAGATTCAGGCGAAAGGATTGCGGCTCATAGGGCTCCAAACCCAGCCATAGAACCAGCTGATGATTTTATGACCGGCGGTAAATATTAA
- a CDS encoding 6-phospho-beta-glucosidase: protein MLRKDFLWGGAVAAHQLEGAWKEGGKGVSVADVMTAGANGKEREITDGVIEGKYYPNHEGIDFYHRYKEDILLFAEMGFQCFRTSIAWTRIFPTGEESEPNEEGLRFYDDLFDECRKHGIQPVVTLSHFEMPYELAVKYGGFRSRICVELFVKFAKACFERYKDKVTYWMTFNEINNQADYDGDFAPFTNSGLRFKEGDNREHLMYQAAHYELVASALAVKAGHEINPDFKIGCMMAMCPIYPYSCDPKDMMMAMSSMQKRYWFADVHVRGQYPEYIKAYWKRKGMVLDITSEDLEALKAGCVDYIGFSYYMSFTVKHRDDNPEYDYREGRDRVKNPYVQASQWGWPIDPEGLRYTMNWLYDRYGLPLFIVENGFGAYDKLGDDGIIHDGYRIEYLKAHIESMKKCVEQDGVDLLGYTPWGCIDLVSAGTGEMEKRYGFIYVDKDNQGNGTGERSRKESFYWFKKVIQTNGEEL, encoded by the coding sequence ATGCTGAGAAAAGATTTTCTGTGGGGAGGTGCAGTAGCTGCCCATCAGCTGGAAGGAGCCTGGAAAGAAGGAGGCAAAGGCGTCAGCGTTGCCGATGTGATGACAGCTGGAGCCAATGGAAAGGAACGGGAGATCACAGATGGTGTCATAGAAGGAAAATATTACCCCAACCATGAGGGCATTGATTTTTACCACCGATATAAAGAAGATATCCTTCTTTTTGCGGAAATGGGTTTTCAGTGCTTCCGCACCTCCATTGCCTGGACCAGGATTTTTCCTACGGGAGAAGAGTCAGAACCTAATGAAGAAGGCCTCCGGTTTTATGACGACTTATTTGATGAGTGCAGAAAGCATGGGATCCAGCCGGTAGTGACCCTGTCCCACTTTGAAATGCCATATGAACTGGCGGTTAAGTACGGCGGCTTTAGAAGCCGCATCTGTGTGGAGCTGTTCGTGAAGTTTGCCAAAGCTTGCTTTGAACGGTATAAGGACAAGGTGACCTATTGGATGACCTTTAACGAGATCAATAACCAGGCTGATTATGACGGAGACTTTGCACCATTTACCAACTCAGGACTTCGTTTTAAGGAAGGAGATAACCGGGAACATCTGATGTACCAGGCAGCCCATTATGAGCTGGTGGCATCAGCTCTGGCAGTAAAGGCGGGACATGAGATAAATCCTGATTTTAAGATCGGCTGTATGATGGCCATGTGCCCCATTTATCCCTACTCCTGTGATCCAAAAGATATGATGATGGCCATGTCTTCCATGCAGAAACGCTACTGGTTTGCTGATGTCCATGTAAGAGGGCAATATCCAGAATACATAAAGGCATATTGGAAACGGAAAGGGATGGTTCTTGATATCACATCGGAAGACTTGGAGGCGCTTAAAGCAGGCTGTGTGGATTATATCGGATTCAGCTATTACATGTCCTTTACTGTGAAGCACAGGGACGATAATCCAGAGTATGATTACCGGGAAGGCAGAGACAGGGTGAAAAACCCTTATGTGCAGGCAAGCCAGTGGGGATGGCCCATTGATCCGGAAGGGCTTCGCTACACCATGAACTGGCTGTATGACAGGTACGGGCTTCCTCTGTTTATTGTGGAAAATGGCTTCGGTGCCTATGACAAGCTGGGAGATGACGGCATCATCCATGACGGGTACCGGATCGAATATTTAAAGGCTCATATCGAATCTATGAAAAAATGTGTGGAACAGGATGGAGTGGATCTCTTGGGATATACACCCTGGGGCTGTATTGACCTGGTATCTGCCGGGACCGGTGAGATGGAGAAGCGCTACGGATTCATCTATGTGGATAAGGACAATCAGGGAAACGGAACAGGAGAGCGGAGCAGAAAAGAAAGCTTTTACTGGTTTAAGAAGGTGATTCAAACAAACGGAGAGGAATTATAG
- a CDS encoding BglG family transcription antiterminator, with product MLWKQLQELLMLLSQEEYRTASTLAEQLKVSEKTVRLRLKDLSGLLEGHGAEISSKARYGYILRIHDQEKFNAYIKKERDNTEHFPEREHERREFLLAYLISRMDYIKIDELCDFLFVSKSTLSNSLKTVEGILKRYGLSIERKPNYGIRIQGEEFDIRRLLSDYFIKRQGLTGVDISHQESEMIHLAEVIKGLLKKYGIRLSEIAFENFVEYTYVARKRMKSGFYLRLDKENLPEIGGKESALIRELISSIGTQEQIVYTADEEHYLLLYLAGKRMIGSTLENDINFVIREQTDQLALAMMELVSREYGLEMHNNFEIRMTLNQHLVPFDIRIRYDIPLKNPILEDIKQRYCLAYQISYEAVGVLKKHYKKDISEDEIGYFALIFQLALEKEKMDPCSDILVVCSTGKGSSRLLKYKYESEFSGYLRNIYVCDLLELEHFDFQKVDYIFSTVPIPMEVPVPIVEVGAFLEADDIQKITKTLRRGNSRGIIKRYYTPQRLLTGMEGKHKEDILKDLCGVIKKQEKVDDNFYELVLERETFAQMDYGNYITLPHPNQIASEETFAYVAILKEPVIWNKLPVQIVLLISIGRKEDRNRQTFYETTARFALNKEAVKQLIQKPEYETLLDLLEE from the coding sequence ATGCTTTGGAAACAGTTGCAGGAATTGCTGATGCTCTTGAGTCAGGAAGAATACAGAACGGCTTCGACATTGGCGGAACAGCTGAAGGTCAGTGAGAAGACGGTACGGCTGAGACTGAAGGATTTAAGCGGGCTGCTGGAAGGCCATGGAGCGGAAATAAGCTCAAAAGCGAGATATGGATATATACTTCGGATTCATGACCAGGAGAAATTTAACGCATACATAAAGAAAGAAAGGGACAATACGGAGCATTTTCCGGAAAGGGAACATGAGAGAAGAGAATTTTTGCTGGCATACCTGATATCCAGGATGGATTATATCAAGATCGATGAGCTTTGTGATTTTCTCTTTGTTTCAAAATCCACCTTGTCCAATTCTCTTAAAACGGTGGAAGGAATATTAAAGCGCTACGGCCTTTCCATTGAACGGAAGCCTAATTACGGGATCAGGATCCAGGGTGAGGAATTTGATATCCGCAGGCTGTTAAGCGATTATTTTATCAAGCGACAGGGCTTAACAGGGGTGGACATCAGCCATCAGGAAAGCGAAATGATCCATCTGGCAGAAGTGATTAAAGGTCTTTTAAAGAAGTATGGGATCCGTCTTTCCGAGATTGCCTTTGAGAATTTCGTGGAATATACCTATGTGGCCAGGAAGCGGATGAAGTCAGGCTTTTATCTTCGGCTGGACAAGGAAAACCTGCCGGAAATAGGGGGTAAGGAATCCGCCCTCATCCGGGAGCTTATTTCTTCTATCGGAACCCAGGAACAGATCGTCTATACGGCTGATGAGGAACATTATCTCTTACTGTATCTGGCCGGAAAAAGAATGATCGGAAGCACCCTGGAAAACGACATCAATTTTGTGATCAGGGAGCAGACCGACCAGTTAGCCCTTGCCATGATGGAGCTGGTAAGCAGGGAATACGGGTTGGAAATGCATAATAATTTTGAGATACGGATGACCTTAAACCAGCATCTGGTCCCCTTTGATATCAGGATCCGGTACGATATTCCGCTGAAAAACCCAATTCTGGAGGACATTAAGCAGAGGTATTGCTTGGCTTATCAGATATCCTATGAAGCAGTAGGAGTCCTTAAAAAGCATTATAAAAAGGATATTTCCGAGGATGAGATCGGATATTTTGCCCTGATCTTCCAATTGGCTTTAGAAAAGGAGAAGATGGATCCCTGCTCAGATATTCTTGTGGTATGCAGCACGGGAAAGGGTAGCTCCCGGTTATTAAAATACAAATATGAAAGTGAATTTTCCGGTTATTTAAGGAATATCTATGTCTGCGATCTTCTGGAGCTGGAGCATTTCGATTTCCAGAAGGTCGATTATATCTTTTCCACCGTTCCAATTCCCATGGAGGTCCCGGTGCCTATTGTAGAGGTGGGGGCATTTCTGGAAGCTGATGATATCCAGAAGATCACAAAAACCCTTAGAAGAGGTAACAGCCGTGGGATCATAAAGCGGTATTATACTCCGCAGCGCCTGCTTACAGGGATGGAAGGAAAGCATAAGGAAGATATATTAAAGGATTTATGCGGCGTGATCAAAAAGCAGGAAAAGGTGGATGATAATTTTTATGAGCTGGTGCTGGAGCGGGAAACCTTTGCCCAGATGGATTATGGAAATTATATCACCCTCCCGCACCCAAACCAGATCGCTTCAGAGGAAACCTTTGCTTATGTGGCGATCCTTAAAGAACCGGTTATCTGGAACAAGCTTCCGGTCCAGATCGTCCTGCTGATTTCCATAGGAAGAAAAGAGGATAGAAACCGTCAGACCTTTTATGAAACAACTGCACGGTTTGCCCTTAATAAGGAAGCAGTGAAACAATTGATCCAGAAACCGGAGTATGAGACTTTACTGGATCTGCTGGAAGAATAA
- a CDS encoding recombinase family protein, with translation MKNFYGYMRVSSLEQNTERQKVELLRWGIIDKNIYCDKLSGKDFNRPQYQKLKRKLKEGDVLVVKSIDRLGRNYDDIQEEWREIVKARKADIVILDMPILDTRTNKDLIGTLISDIVLQLLSYVAQAERENIKQRQAEGIALAKAQGKHLGRFPTPIPDEFYPVYEKWQKRIYTLETASKELGITVSQFRTMIKKHKSNTKTF, from the coding sequence ATGAAAAATTTTTATGGATACATGAGGGTCTCCTCATTAGAACAAAACACAGAACGGCAAAAGGTAGAGCTTCTGCGCTGGGGCATTATTGACAAGAACATATATTGCGATAAATTATCAGGAAAGGATTTTAACAGGCCCCAATATCAAAAGTTAAAAAGGAAATTAAAAGAGGGAGATGTCCTAGTTGTAAAAAGCATTGACCGTCTGGGAAGAAATTACGATGACATACAGGAAGAATGGCGGGAAATCGTGAAAGCCAGAAAAGCTGATATTGTGATTCTGGATATGCCCATTCTGGACACAAGAACAAATAAAGATCTGATCGGCACCCTGATTTCCGATATTGTCCTGCAGCTCCTCTCCTATGTAGCGCAGGCAGAGCGGGAAAACATCAAACAACGTCAGGCAGAGGGAATTGCCCTTGCAAAAGCCCAGGGAAAGCATCTGGGCCGATTTCCTACCCCTATTCCTGATGAGTTTTACCCGGTTTACGAAAAATGGCAGAAGCGCATTTATACCCTTGAAACCGCAAGCAAGGAGTTAGGCATCACTGTCAGCCAATTTCGGACAATGATAAAAAAACACAAGTCAAATACAAAGACTTTTTAA
- a CDS encoding PTS sugar transporter subunit IIC, with protein sequence MKDFLNNKVIPKMMVFINTKAIRGLKDGLLYSMPMMIIGSIFLLLANFPYTPFANWLGSVGITPVLNQVYESTFNIMALIASIGIAYTYVKNEGYNGMPAGVISLCTYLLFQPSQVTNQEGANVGVIFKTWTGGQGMIGAIIIGLIVGWIYTVFLKKNITIKMPDGVPDGVATSFTALIPGAVIIIAASIVYAVVKNMFATTPMEWIYKTIQIPLQGLTDSFGGVVAMGFLIPFFWFFGIHGSTLVGGIMGPLLTANTAANQAILDSGRELNLANGGHIVTQQFLDQFMTVTGAGITIGLVIYLTFFAKSNQCRQVGRLGIGPAFFNINEPVLFGTPVVLNPIMAIPFMIMPVLSGTIQYLAIYTGLCPMYKGILVPWTCPPIISGFLIGGWRTALLQVGILALSFFVYLPFIRVIDKMYEKQENQTQG encoded by the coding sequence ATGAAAGATTTTTTGAATAATAAAGTGATTCCTAAAATGATGGTGTTTATCAATACAAAGGCAATTCGGGGATTAAAGGATGGTCTGCTGTATTCCATGCCAATGATGATCATCGGGTCTATTTTCTTGCTTCTGGCAAATTTTCCATATACACCTTTTGCCAACTGGCTGGGGTCAGTAGGAATTACACCGGTGCTGAATCAGGTATATGAAAGCACCTTCAATATTATGGCTCTTATCGCTTCCATAGGCATTGCCTATACCTACGTAAAAAATGAGGGATATAACGGAATGCCGGCAGGGGTGATTTCCCTTTGTACTTATCTGCTGTTTCAGCCTTCCCAGGTAACCAACCAGGAGGGAGCTAATGTTGGCGTTATTTTTAAGACATGGACCGGCGGACAGGGAATGATCGGCGCTATCATTATCGGACTTATCGTAGGCTGGATCTATACCGTATTTTTAAAGAAAAACATTACCATTAAAATGCCGGATGGAGTACCAGACGGAGTTGCCACCTCTTTTACGGCCCTGATTCCGGGCGCGGTTATTATTATCGCAGCCTCCATCGTTTATGCGGTTGTTAAAAATATGTTTGCCACGACCCCAATGGAATGGATCTATAAAACCATTCAGATTCCGCTTCAGGGCCTGACCGATTCTTTTGGCGGGGTTGTTGCTATGGGATTTTTGATTCCGTTTTTCTGGTTCTTTGGAATTCATGGTTCAACCCTTGTTGGGGGAATCATGGGACCCCTCCTTACGGCCAATACTGCCGCCAATCAGGCTATTCTTGACAGCGGACGAGAGCTTAATCTGGCAAATGGCGGACACATTGTTACCCAGCAGTTTCTGGATCAGTTTATGACGGTTACAGGGGCAGGGATTACCATTGGACTGGTGATCTATCTTACCTTTTTTGCCAAATCCAACCAGTGCAGGCAAGTGGGCAGGCTGGGAATCGGACCGGCATTCTTTAACATCAATGAGCCGGTGCTTTTTGGCACGCCGGTGGTGTTAAACCCCATTATGGCGATCCCCTTCATGATCATGCCTGTTCTGTCCGGAACCATTCAGTATCTTGCAATATATACAGGACTTTGTCCCATGTATAAAGGGATTCTGGTGCCCTGGACCTGTCCTCCCATTATTTCGGGATTTTTGATCGGAGGCTGGAGGACGGCACTGCTTCAGGTGGGAATCCTGGCATTGTCATTCTT
- a CDS encoding glycoside hydrolase family 2 TIM barrel-domain containing protein: MIVPKHYENLHLLHENTMPNRSYYIPASQARFDLVEHRENSDRFKLLNGTWKFCYFDSIYDVKEEFFQEGYDTGNYDDIPVPGCFQNYGYDRHQYTNIRYPFPMDPPYVPAENPCGAYVRHFIYERDENAPRAYINFEGVDSCFYVWLNGSYVGYSQVSHSTSEFDVTSLIREGENTLAVLVLKWCDGSYLEDQDKFRMTGIFRDVYLLRRPEEGIFDYFLTTSREENQAHIQAAVTFFGKDVPINALVYDPQGELAASQEGIPQDGSLLLTIDNPVLWNAEQPYLYTLVLECQNEVIVDRLGIREITVKDGVLYFNGEKIKFHGVNRHDSDPVTGSVISLEQMKKDLMIMKEHNVNAIRTSHYPNGPQFYQLCDEYGFYVIDEADNESHGTNSIYMEDHSIEAVHGRWNRAIADNPEFTQATVDRTQRLVQRDKNRSSVVIWSMGNECAYGCTFEAALAWTKAFDPSRLTHYEAARYRDRSKTYDFSNLDLYSRMYPKLEEIHEYIGRNTGKPFILCEYSHAMGNGPGDLEDYFKVFDQYDQVCGGFVWEWCDHAIYQGRTLDGKPMYLYGGDHGEYPHDGNFCMDGLVYPDRRPHTGLMEFKNVYRPARFVSFDQEKKELVLQNRMDFIGLKDYAVIEYEVTCDGEVTAKGILKDGDMPEIKPHGIGSLTLDFEVPQKGKCYLKVQYLLKQNTALLKAGCILGFEEILLENEDTRNQTGVCLLKGQGAIDEERVCPAIREDDRYLYIDGTNFAYTYNKLTGCFQDMLFENRTLLERPMEYNIWRAPTDNDRYIKNKWMEAHYDRAISRVYETSYELKDGQVEIRTVLTVTAAVIQRILMIEALWTIGNDGVLNGKLDVKRDMEFPELPRFGLRLFLPKGMDQVTYYGLGPVENYLDKRRASYHGLFNAGVKEMHEDYLKPQENGSRSDCDFVTVKGGGASLSAASERTFSFNASVYTQEELTEKAHNYELAASGYTVLCLDYRQDGIGSASCGPDLRKEYRFDEEEFVFEVRLVPKKADI; the protein is encoded by the coding sequence ATGATCGTACCCAAACATTATGAAAATCTCCACTTGCTTCATGAGAACACCATGCCAAACAGGTCCTACTATATACCTGCTTCCCAGGCGCGTTTTGACCTTGTGGAGCACAGGGAAAATTCTGACCGGTTTAAACTCTTAAACGGGACATGGAAATTCTGCTATTTTGACAGCATTTATGATGTAAAAGAGGAGTTTTTCCAGGAAGGCTATGATACCGGAAATTATGATGATATTCCGGTTCCCGGCTGTTTCCAGAACTATGGATATGACAGACACCAATATACCAATATCCGCTACCCCTTCCCCATGGACCCACCCTATGTACCGGCTGAAAATCCATGCGGGGCTTATGTCCGCCATTTTATCTATGAAAGGGACGAGAATGCTCCCAGAGCTTACATAAACTTTGAAGGAGTGGATTCCTGTTTTTATGTGTGGCTGAACGGAAGCTATGTGGGATACAGCCAGGTATCCCATTCCACCAGCGAGTTTGATGTGACAAGTCTGATCCGTGAGGGAGAAAACACCTTAGCTGTCCTTGTTTTAAAATGGTGCGACGGAAGCTATCTGGAAGATCAGGATAAATTCCGCATGACCGGCATTTTCCGGGACGTGTATCTTTTAAGAAGGCCGGAAGAGGGAATTTTTGATTATTTTTTAACAACCTCCCGGGAAGAGAATCAGGCTCATATCCAGGCAGCAGTCACCTTTTTTGGGAAAGATGTTCCAATAAATGCGTTGGTATATGATCCCCAAGGGGAGCTGGCCGCCAGCCAGGAAGGAATCCCACAGGATGGCAGCCTTCTTTTGACCATAGATAATCCGGTGCTTTGGAATGCAGAGCAGCCTTACCTTTATACCCTTGTTCTGGAATGCCAGAATGAAGTGATCGTGGACCGCCTGGGAATCAGGGAAATCACCGTAAAAGACGGAGTGTTATATTTTAACGGGGAGAAGATTAAATTCCATGGTGTCAACCGCCATGACAGCGATCCGGTGACAGGGTCTGTCATCAGCCTGGAACAGATGAAAAAAGACTTAATGATCATGAAGGAGCATAATGTCAATGCTATCCGTACCAGCCATTATCCGAATGGGCCTCAGTTCTACCAGTTGTGCGACGAGTACGGCTTCTATGTCATTGACGAAGCAGACAATGAGAGCCACGGAACTAACTCCATCTACATGGAAGATCATTCCATAGAAGCTGTGCATGGCCGCTGGAACCGGGCCATTGCAGATAATCCGGAGTTTACCCAGGCCACGGTTGACCGCACGCAGCGTTTGGTGCAACGGGATAAGAACCGGTCAAGTGTTGTGATCTGGTCCATGGGAAATGAATGCGCCTATGGCTGCACCTTTGAAGCCGCTCTGGCCTGGACCAAAGCCTTTGATCCTTCCAGGCTCACCCATTATGAAGCGGCCCGCTACCGTGACCGGAGCAAGACCTATGATTTTTCCAATCTGGATTTATACAGCCGCATGTATCCGAAGCTGGAAGAAATTCATGAATACATTGGAAGAAATACCGGAAAGCCTTTTATCCTGTGTGAGTACAGTCATGCCATGGGCAATGGACCGGGGGATCTGGAAGATTATTTTAAAGTGTTTGACCAGTACGACCAGGTCTGCGGCGGGTTTGTTTGGGAGTGGTGTGACCATGCCATCTATCAGGGAAGGACCTTGGATGGAAAACCTATGTACCTTTATGGAGGAGATCACGGCGAGTATCCTCATGACGGCAATTTCTGTATGGACGGCCTGGTATACCCGGACAGAAGACCTCACACCGGTCTGATGGAATTTAAAAATGTGTACCGTCCGGCAAGGTTTGTTTCCTTTGACCAGGAAAAGAAGGAGCTGGTGCTTCAAAACCGCATGGATTTTATCGGATTGAAGGATTATGCGGTAATTGAATATGAGGTGACCTGTGACGGAGAAGTCACTGCAAAGGGAATTCTTAAGGACGGAGATATGCCGGAAATAAAGCCTCATGGCATAGGCAGTTTGACTTTGGACTTTGAGGTCCCTCAAAAGGGAAAATGTTATCTGAAGGTTCAGTATTTATTAAAGCAGAATACAGCCCTTTTAAAAGCCGGATGCATTTTGGGATTTGAGGAAATACTCCTTGAAAATGAAGATACGAGAAACCAGACCGGGGTTTGCCTGTTAAAAGGACAGGGAGCAATTGACGAGGAGAGAGTGTGTCCTGCGATACGGGAAGATGACCGTTATCTTTATATAGACGGTACAAACTTTGCCTATACCTACAACAAGCTGACCGGCTGTTTTCAGGATATGTTGTTTGAAAACAGGACTCTTCTGGAGCGCCCCATGGAATATAACATCTGGAGAGCACCAACGGATAATGACAGATATATAAAGAATAAGTGGATGGAAGCCCATTATGACCGGGCCATATCCAGGGTTTATGAAACCTCTTATGAATTAAAGGATGGGCAGGTGGAAATAAGGACCGTTCTGACCGTTACTGCTGCTGTGATCCAGAGAATATTAATGATTGAAGCATTGTGGACCATCGGAAATGATGGAGTTTTGAATGGAAAGCTGGATGTGAAGAGGGATATGGAATTTCCAGAGCTTCCAAGGTTTGGCCTTCGCCTTTTCCTTCCAAAGGGCATGGATCAGGTAACCTATTATGGTCTGGGACCGGTGGAAAATTACCTGGATAAGAGAAGAGCAAGCTATCACGGGTTATTTAATGCCGGGGTAAAGGAAATGCATGAGGACTATTTAAAGCCTCAGGAGAACGGAAGCCGGAGCGATTGTGATTTTGTAACGGTAAAAGGTGGGGGAGCTTCCCTCTCGGCAGCTTCAGAACGGACATTTTCTTTTAATGCATCGGTTTATACCCAGGAGGAGTTGACAGAAAAAGCCCATAATTATGAGCTGGCAGCCTCAGGCTATACAGTCCTTTGCCTGGATTACCGCCAGGACGGGATCGGATCAGCAAGCTGTGGACCGGATCTTCGGAAAGAATACCGGTTTGATGAAGAGGAATTTGTTTTTGAAGTGAGATTGGTTCCTAAGAAAGCGGATATTTGA